In Phalacrocorax aristotelis chromosome 25, bGulAri2.1, whole genome shotgun sequence, the following proteins share a genomic window:
- the TMEM79 gene encoding transmembrane protein 79 yields MAAADPIPPPEELALLEVGKVAPAAHVDKVPPAPGEHSGDPDATLPWDRCQQGTRGQPEPVETKRRSSPEGGREDPEEATLTGPPAEAEDEEAPGLPMMAAHVFVPIDPQCIERRPDKQKQQPAPWPQEEGKEGYIPHSDRPHSLRQKQVFIPISPSRYRDPLGFGERVSKPPTEGLQCPCTSDCGTGNLQAVASVVGALLLCPCLIYGAYVFLPFDAPLLPTVSARLVYTLRCAAFATFPIVLGMIISGISRFCSSALEPFGELQQEVEIHRTYVSQSVHLFILYFFNMAVLATYLPQEVLKLIPLLTGLFAISRLIYWLSYAIGRSFRAFGFSMTFLPLLAMLLWNLYSMFILEPENLLAVATPKPEDQSKDSGAKLRYWG; encoded by the exons ATGGCTGCCGCTGATCCCATCCCGCCCCCTGAGGAGTTGGCTTTGCTGGAGGTGGGGAAGGTGGCCCCAGCTGCCCACGTGGATAAGGTGCCACCAGCCCCGGGTGAACACTCAGGGGACCCTGATGCCACCCTGCCATGGGACCGGTGCCAGCAGGGCACCCGGGGCCAGCCGGAGCCTGTGGAGACCAAGAGGCGCTCAAGTCCTGAAGGGGGCCGCGAAGACCCCGAGGAGGCTACTCTTACTGGCCCCCCAGCTGAGGCCGAAGATGAGGAAGCCCCTGGGCTGCCCATGATGGCAGCCCACGTCTTTGTGCCCATCGACCCACAGTGCATTGAGCGGAGACCTgacaagcagaagcagcaaccCGCCCCATGGCCCCAGGAGGAGGGCAAGGAGGGCTACATCCCCCACAGTGacagaccccacagcctccGCCAGAAGCAGGTCTTCATTCCCATCAGCCCCTCGCGGTACAGGGACCCACTGGGCTTTGGGGAGCGAGTGTCCAAGCCACCGACTGAGGGGCTGCAGTGCCCGTGCACCAGCGACTGCGGCACCGGCAACCTCCAGGCCGTGGCCTCGGTGGTGGGGGCCCTGCTTCTCTGCCCCTGCCTCATCTATGGGGCCTACGTCTTCCTGCCTTTTGATGCCCCGCTGCTGCCCACCGTCAGCGCCCGCCTGGTCTACACACTCCGCTGCGCCGCCTTTGCCACGTTCCCCATTGTTCTGG GGATGATCATCAGCGGCATCTCCCGCTTCTGCTCCTCCGCACTAGAGCCCTTcggggagctgcagcaggaggtggaGATCCACCGCACCTACGTCTCCCAGTCTGTCCATCTTTTCATCCTCTACTTCTTCAACATGGCTGTGCTGGCCACCTACCTCCCGCAGGAGGTCCTCAAGCTCATCCCTCTGCTCACGGGGCTTTTTGCCATCTCCCG GTTGATTTACTGGCTGTCGTACGCCATCGGGCGCTCCTTCCGTGCCTTTGGCTTCAGCATGACCTTCCTGCCCCTCCTGGCCATGCTGCTCTGGAACCTGTACAGCATGTTCATCCTGGAGCCCGAAAACCTCCTTGCTGTGGCAACGCCAAAGCCTGAGGACCAGTCCAAGGACAGTGGAGCCAAACTCCGGTACTGGGGGTGA